CCTCTGCGGTTAAAAAATAATTTATTTAACCACTCCAGACGCAGAGTACACAGAGGTAAGAAGTGAGGGCAGTTATTAATTTCTTGAAGGATGGCTTGAGGTGGCTAATAGGCGTTGGATACGATTCTAACACGTGTTTTCATAAATCATTTGGGTTCTTCATTACTTGTAAGGAAGATAACTTAATCCGCCGACTTTCACGCGATAGTGGTACTAAAACTGGGGCTTGACTTTGAGCATTGCTTTCTTTAAAGCTTTCCACCACCTTCGATAATTCTGCAATTGTCGATGCTTCAAATACGCTACGCAAAGGTAACTCCACACATAAGGCGTCGCGCACTCTAGAGACAAGCTGAGTTGCCAGTAAGGAATGACCACCTAATTCAAAGAAATTGTCATAAATTCCCACGCGCTTAAGTCCCAAAACCTCAGCAAAAATTTTCACCAGCACTTGTTCAACAGGAGTCCGAGGGGCGATGTAATTTTCAAGTAATTGGGGCTTGATTCCATCATGAAATGCTCTTAAGGCGCGGCGATTGACTTTACCATTAGCTGTTAGAGGTAAAGACTCCAATACTACAAAAGCTAATGGCATCATGTACTCAGGCAGTTTTTGTGCTAGGTAAGTTTGTAACTGTGGCACTAATTTACGCGCTGCTTTGGCTTGCAAAGGATTATTGGCGTAAGATTGCCAGGGACGAGAGGGAGTTGTACTATGTGGAAAAATAGTTCTCTTACTTACTCCATCTTGCCGTATAAAAACCACATCATAATGTCCTTTAGTACTTGAATGTGACCAGGTAATATCAACCCTATAAGGTACATTCAGCGCATACAAATCTTCTGGATCTACTCCGAAATTTTCGAGTTCTTGCAAAGCTTTACGTATTTGACCTACAGTTTTAAAACTTTCTACGTCTGATAGCCATTCTGCTGTTTTCACTGCTGACATTACCCGCGCATTAGGTACATTGATAATGCTTAATATTTCTGGTTGATTCTCAATTAATAACTGACGCACTGCTGAGAATGTTAGTTTATCTTCAGACCAGTTCAGCACGGAAGAATTTCCAGTATTATTAACAGTTTCGGCACTAATATGAAGAATCACATTGTAACGAAACGCAGTTAGCTCATTATGATGTTTACCCCGCATCAATTGAATTTGTACATGATTAATCTGCGGAAAGCGTTGCTTTATTGCAGTAAAAAAAGCTGGGTCGATAACTAACTCTGTTTCTTGAAATATTTGCATTTGTACCCGTTGCTGCAACTCGAATCGGGTAAGAGAAGGTTCAGCTTGATACAATTGCACTGACGCATGGAAAGCTTGCAAGAGTGGCAAACTACGCACATCTCCTATGAAGATAAAGCCACCCGGAGCAGTTGACTCCACAGCACCTTCTAATACACGAATCAGATAATCAATAGTAGGAAAATATTGTACAACCGAGTTCAGAATGACTGCATCAAAAGCTGCTGTTTCTACTTTGTCGAAGTCAGTAGCCATTTGCTGATACAGCGTTACCTGCGGCATTTCTTGCTTTTGTAACTGCTGCTGAATGTAGTTAAGTGAAACTGGGGAAAAGTCTGTTCCCCAATATTTAGTGCAGTGAGGTGCAATTCTAAACAGAATTAAACCTGTTCCACAACCAATTTCTAACACTCGTTTGGGTTGCAAAGCCAAAATCTGCTCGACTTGGTTATCCACCCACTCATACATCTGCTCTGCTGGAATAGGCTGATTTGTGTAACTACTATTCCAGCCTACAATATTCAATTTTGGATCTGAATCAGCAGGTTGATTATAAGTTTCGTTATAGAGCATCTGCCATTGCAAAACTTGCTCATTCTGCAATTGTATATTCTCCTGCTCGCTGCTGTATTCGGTTTTTGGTACTACATAAGCTAATAGACGCTTTTCCCCTTTATCCTCACGAATTATGACTACAGTTTGCTGCACTGATGGATGCTGACTCAGTACCGCTTCAATTTCTCCCAACTCAATGCGGTAGCCGCGAATTTTTACCTGCTCGTCTAGGCGACCTAAAAATTCAATGTTGCCATCTACTTGATAGCGAACTAAATCACCTGTTTTATAAAGTCGCGCTTTTAGCTTATTAGTCAAAGAATGATAAATGAAGCATTCAGGAGTTAAGTCAGGACGGTTTAAATAACCTCGCGCTAATCCATCACCACTGATGTATAACTCTCCCGAAACGCCAATAGGTACTGGTTGTAAATGTTTATCTAATATGTAAACTTGTGTATTGGCGATCGCACGACCAATTGCGGGGGCTAAATTCTCTTTATTCTTAACAGAAATATGACCAGAAGTTGTAACAACCGTGTTCTCAGTTGGTCCGTAATTGTTAACTAATTGGAAAGGATGGTCAGCTAAAGGATATTGATTTAGTTTGTCTCCACCTGTGAGTAATATTCGTAAAGCTGCATTCTTAGGGAAATCTAATAAGAGAATTTTCTCTACTAAAGGAGTTGGTAGAAAGGAGATTGTTATCGCTTTTAATATTAGCCAATCTCGTAGCTGTTCAGGCATTTGCCTGATTTCATCATCTACAAAATAAATGCTTGCTCCAGCACTAAGATAAGGCCAAATTTCCCAACCGCAAGCGTCAAAGCCAACTCCTGAAATCTGGGTTGCTCGGTCAAGGGGTGAAACTGCAAATGCTTTTTGATGCCAAAAGACTAAATTTAACAATCCTCTATGTTCAATTTTAACCCCTTTAGGTTTTCCAGTTGAGCCAGAGGTATAAATCACATAAGCCAGGGTATCCACTTTAACTTGGCTGGGAAGATTATCTTCAAGCTCTTGAGTAATAATTTCCCAATCCTTATCTAAACAGATGACCTGTAAATTCTGGTTCTCCAGACCTTTCATCCATTTATCTTGAGTTAATAAAATTGAGACTTGAGCATCTTCAAGCATAAAGTTTAAACGTTCAGACGGGTAGCTTGGATCTAAAGGTAAATAAGCTCCGCCTGCTTTCATAATGCCCAACATCCCGATTACCATCTTAAAAGAGCGTTCTACACAAAGTCCTACTAAAACTTCGGTTTTAACTCCTAATTTTTTTAAATAATTTGCCAGTTTATTGCTACGTATATTTAACTCTTTGTAGCTGAGTTGCTCATCGCCAACTACTAACGCGTTCGCGGAGCGTGCGTTTAGCGCAGTCGCATCAGGATTCTGCTCTGCAACGCTCTCAAATAACTGATGGATACACTTATCTTGAGGATAATCTAACTGAGTATTGTTCCATCCAACTAATAAATCATGTAGCTCAGATTCGCTTAAAAGTGGTAATTGTGCAATTCGGTGTTCTGGATTTACAACTATACCTTCCAGTAATGTTTGGAAGTGTCCTAGCATCCTGGCGATCGTAGAATCATCAAATAAATCAGTGCTATAAATTACAAAACCACTAATTCCTTCTGAGCTATCTGCCCATAACCCATTTTGAGTATTTGGTTCCCACAAGTGGAACTCCAAATCAAAGCGCGTTGTCTCCGTTTCAAATGGTAGCGGACTTAAAGTTAAACTAGGTAACTCTAACGCAGTCATAGGCGCATTTTGAAGCGCAAAAACAACTTGAAAGAGCGGATTTTGATTCAAATTACGCTCTGGATGCAGTTCTTCTACCAGCTTTTCAAAAGGTAAATCTTGGTGAGCATAAGCTCCTAAAGCTACCTCTTTGACTCGACTCAATAATTCCCGAAAAGTTGGATTTCCACTGAGTTGGGTACGCAATACTAAGCTATTAACAAAAAAACCAATTAATCCCTCAATCTCACTCCGGTTGCGATTGGCAATAGGTGAACCAATAGCAATATCTTCTTGTTGTGTGTAGCGGTAAAGTAAAACTTGGAATGCTGCTAGTAGGGTTATAAACAAAGTTACCCCTTCTTGCTGTCCGAGAGCTAAAAGTGCTTTGCTCAAACTTTTTGATAATTGCAGAGGTTGCCTTGCACCTTGGTAACTTTGAGCAGCGAGTCTTGGTCTGTCGGTTGGTAGATTTAGCATAGAAATGCCGTCTAATTGCTTTTGCCAGTAACCGACTTGCTTTTCTAATACTTCCCCTTGCAACCATTGGCGTTGCCAGTATGCAAAGTCTGCATATTGGATTGCAAGTTTCGCAAGAGGAGAAGGTTGATTGCTGGCAAAGGCTGTGTAGAGTGTTGCTATCTCTTGAATCAGCACCCCAATAGACCAACCATCGGACACAATGTGGTGCATAGTCAGTAGCAGGATGTATTGTGTCTCATCCAACCACAGCAGTTTTACTTGCAGCAATAAATCAGTTGATAAATTGAAAGGACGTTGAGCTTCTTGGGTAGTGAGTCGTCGTGCTTGTATTTCTCGTTCGGCTTGTGGCAGTTGCCGTAAATCTATGACTGGTAAGGGTATTGTTAGCGTAGGATTAATTACCTGAACTGGTTGCCCTGACTGCACCACAACATTAGTACGTAAAGCTTCGTGTCGTTGCACAATTTCGTTAAAAGTTTTCTCTAGCGCGGCTTGATTGAGCGAACCTGTTAAATTTAGTGCTAGTGGAATGTTATAGAAAGGATTATTAGGGATTAATTGGTCAAGAAACCACAGCCGTTGTTGAGCAAAAGAGAGGGGAAGATTTCCTGACCGCGAAATAGGTACCAGAGGTCTAAAGCTGTGCTTACTAGCATGATGAGTTGCTTCTAAAAATTCAATAATTTCTGTTTTACGCTCTTGAATTTCTGCACGTAATTCTGCTGTAAGAGTTCCTTCAGGCGCGTTACAGCGAAACTTTTTATCAGAAATAAAAACTTGAATATCTAAGCTGCGAAGATAAGATAAAAACTCAACTGTATTCAAAATTACACCCCTTGGAGGTATTGACAAAAAGTACAAAGTTTTCACCTATCACTGATGAGCTAGGATGCAGATAGAATCAGCTTCATAGCCATTTGGAGTACCGGGTTGTTGTGCCGCGTTATCCGACCTCAACAGTTTAGCTGTCTTTGCGGGCAACATGAACAGCAGAAAGAAACTCCAGTTGTACGCTATCTCCAATTTTTTCTAGCTTCTCCCGCAAGGAGCTGCAAAGTAACTCTTTCGCTTGTGGCTCTAGTCTCCCAAAGGTACTCAAAAGCTTGAGGTAGTCATCAATGCTATAGGTGACTTCACACGCAGTTTGCTCGACAACCAACTCTTTAAAACAATTGGAGTCTAAAATCTCTTGTCCAAACCCCCTCAAAATCTCCGCTTGAATCTTTGCACCTTCATATCGAATAAGGGAGGGCGCATAAGCTTGATACACTTCCTCAATCACTTGGTAAACTTCGTATTTCGGTTCTGGGGTCAGATTCCATAGCAGGATAAGAAAACCGTTATTGCACATTGCCGCTGCTGCCTTGGTATATCTAATCTCTGGCGGTATCCAGTGAAAGGCATTGGCTCCTAGAACGGCATTGAACTGTTTTGCTTCTAGTTCCCACTCCTCAAATGAAGTATTGCA
This genomic interval from Scytonema hofmannii PCC 7110 contains the following:
- a CDS encoding non-ribosomal peptide synthetase, which translates into the protein MNTVEFLSYLRSLDIQVFISDKKFRCNAPEGTLTAELRAEIQERKTEIIEFLEATHHASKHSFRPLVPISRSGNLPLSFAQQRLWFLDQLIPNNPFYNIPLALNLTGSLNQAALEKTFNEIVQRHEALRTNVVVQSGQPVQVINPTLTIPLPVIDLRQLPQAEREIQARRLTTQEAQRPFNLSTDLLLQVKLLWLDETQYILLLTMHHIVSDGWSIGVLIQEIATLYTAFASNQPSPLAKLAIQYADFAYWQRQWLQGEVLEKQVGYWQKQLDGISMLNLPTDRPRLAAQSYQGARQPLQLSKSLSKALLALGQQEGVTLFITLLAAFQVLLYRYTQQEDIAIGSPIANRNRSEIEGLIGFFVNSLVLRTQLSGNPTFRELLSRVKEVALGAYAHQDLPFEKLVEELHPERNLNQNPLFQVVFALQNAPMTALELPSLTLSPLPFETETTRFDLEFHLWEPNTQNGLWADSSEGISGFVIYSTDLFDDSTIARMLGHFQTLLEGIVVNPEHRIAQLPLLSESELHDLLVGWNNTQLDYPQDKCIHQLFESVAEQNPDATALNARSANALVVGDEQLSYKELNIRSNKLANYLKKLGVKTEVLVGLCVERSFKMVIGMLGIMKAGGAYLPLDPSYPSERLNFMLEDAQVSILLTQDKWMKGLENQNLQVICLDKDWEIITQELEDNLPSQVKVDTLAYVIYTSGSTGKPKGVKIEHRGLLNLVFWHQKAFAVSPLDRATQISGVGFDACGWEIWPYLSAGASIYFVDDEIRQMPEQLRDWLILKAITISFLPTPLVEKILLLDFPKNAALRILLTGGDKLNQYPLADHPFQLVNNYGPTENTVVTTSGHISVKNKENLAPAIGRAIANTQVYILDKHLQPVPIGVSGELYISGDGLARGYLNRPDLTPECFIYHSLTNKLKARLYKTGDLVRYQVDGNIEFLGRLDEQVKIRGYRIELGEIEAVLSQHPSVQQTVVIIREDKGEKRLLAYVVPKTEYSSEQENIQLQNEQVLQWQMLYNETYNQPADSDPKLNIVGWNSSYTNQPIPAEQMYEWVDNQVEQILALQPKRVLEIGCGTGLILFRIAPHCTKYWGTDFSPVSLNYIQQQLQKQEMPQVTLYQQMATDFDKVETAAFDAVILNSVVQYFPTIDYLIRVLEGAVESTAPGGFIFIGDVRSLPLLQAFHASVQLYQAEPSLTRFELQQRVQMQIFQETELVIDPAFFTAIKQRFPQINHVQIQLMRGKHHNELTAFRYNVILHISAETVNNTGNSSVLNWSEDKLTFSAVRQLLIENQPEILSIINVPNARVMSAVKTAEWLSDVESFKTVGQIRKALQELENFGVDPEDLYALNVPYRVDITWSHSSTKGHYDVVFIRQDGVSKRTIFPHSTTPSRPWQSYANNPLQAKAARKLVPQLQTYLAQKLPEYMMPLAFVVLESLPLTANGKVNRRALRAFHDGIKPQLLENYIAPRTPVEQVLVKIFAEVLGLKRVGIYDNFFELGGHSLLATQLVSRVRDALCVELPLRSVFEASTIAELSKVVESFKESNAQSQAPVLVPLSRESRRIKLSSLQVMKNPNDL
- a CDS encoding class I SAM-dependent methyltransferase, with amino-acid sequence MQDSRQEINARRQEINARASIDLELRKTWYSPVADVYYNARPHYPKELIDRSVALAQLSSDASILEVGCGPGNATVTFAQFGFSMTCLEPNQDFCYLAQHNCDQYPKVTICNTSFEEWELEAKQFNAVLGANAFHWIPPEIRYTKAAAAMCNNGFLILLWNLTPEPKYEVYQVIEEVYQAYAPSLIRYEGAKIQAEILRGFGQEILDSNCFKELVVEQTACEVTYSIDDYLKLLSTFGRLEPQAKELLCSSLREKLEKIGDSVQLEFLSAVHVARKDS